A section of the Halopiger aswanensis genome encodes:
- a CDS encoding deoxyribonuclease IV — MKVGAHVSISGSRVSSDDETPPYDDIRNAVHRQRAFGGNCGQIFTTSPQVWAQPEISDEAAEGFQDETEEQLEGPWVIHSAYLVNLCTPKDDLRRKSKESMQAELDAAAQLGIPYVNVHLGAHTGAGVEGGLDNAASLIDELEVPEDVQILIESDAGSGTKLGGEFEHLAGIIDRTETDIGICIDTAHTLVAGNDLTTPEAVDETVQRFDDEVGLEYLEYIHLNDSKHDVGTHKDEHAHIGEGYIGEDGMKAIVNHPDLRDLPFALETPTEDGRGFEWNIQKVKELREE, encoded by the coding sequence ATGAAGGTCGGCGCACACGTGTCGATTTCCGGTTCGCGCGTCTCCTCCGACGACGAAACCCCGCCGTACGACGACATCCGCAACGCGGTCCACCGCCAGCGGGCGTTCGGCGGCAACTGCGGCCAGATCTTCACCACCTCGCCGCAGGTCTGGGCCCAGCCCGAGATCAGCGACGAGGCCGCCGAGGGCTTCCAGGACGAAACCGAGGAACAACTCGAGGGGCCGTGGGTGATTCACTCCGCGTATCTGGTCAACCTCTGTACGCCGAAGGACGACCTCCGGCGCAAGTCCAAGGAGAGCATGCAGGCGGAGCTCGACGCCGCCGCGCAGCTGGGAATTCCGTACGTCAACGTCCACCTCGGCGCACACACCGGCGCCGGCGTCGAGGGCGGCCTCGACAACGCGGCGAGTCTCATCGACGAACTCGAGGTCCCCGAGGACGTGCAGATCCTGATCGAGTCCGACGCGGGCAGCGGGACCAAGCTCGGCGGCGAGTTCGAGCACCTCGCGGGCATCATCGACCGCACCGAGACGGACATCGGTATCTGCATCGACACCGCCCACACGCTCGTCGCGGGTAACGACCTCACCACGCCCGAGGCCGTCGACGAGACCGTCCAGCGGTTCGACGACGAGGTCGGGCTGGAGTACCTCGAGTACATCCACCTCAACGACTCGAAGCACGACGTCGGCACGCACAAGGACGAACACGCCCACATCGGCGAGGGCTACATCGGCGAAGACGGCATGAAGGCCATCGTCAACCACCCCGACCTGCGGGACCTGCCGTTCGCGCTCGAGACGCCGACCGAGGACGGCCGCGGCTTCGAGTGGAACATCCAGAAGGTCAAGGAACTACGCGAGGAGTAA